In Rhodococcus rhodochrous, a single genomic region encodes these proteins:
- the rsmH gene encoding 16S rRNA (cytosine(1402)-N(4))-methyltransferase RsmH, producing MLQRAVDLLGPAIESVAPDGEGAVYVDATLGLGGHSEHFLTIYPKLRLVGLDRDPDALAIARERLARFSDRTDFVHTRYDGIADALESVGLDRHGSVHAALFDLGVSSMQLDEAERGFAYSKDAPLDMRMDPTTGITAADVLNTYSHGDLARILSTYGEERFAGRIASEIVRTRAKAPFRTSGELVELLYRTIPAATRRTGGHPAKRTFQALRVEVNAELDSLRNAIPDAIDALAVGGRIVFMSYQSLEDKVVKQELTPRAKSRSPEGLPVELPGMGPELRILTRGAERATDDEIEANPRSAPVRLRAAERIARR from the coding sequence ATGCTCCAGCGGGCCGTCGACCTGCTCGGCCCGGCCATCGAGAGCGTCGCTCCCGACGGCGAGGGCGCGGTCTACGTCGACGCGACCCTCGGTCTCGGTGGGCACTCCGAACACTTCCTGACGATCTACCCCAAGCTGCGGCTCGTCGGCCTCGACCGCGATCCCGACGCACTGGCGATCGCCCGCGAGCGACTCGCACGGTTCTCCGATCGCACCGACTTCGTCCACACCCGCTACGACGGGATCGCCGATGCACTCGAGAGTGTCGGCCTCGACCGGCACGGCTCGGTCCATGCCGCCCTGTTCGATCTCGGCGTGTCCTCGATGCAGCTCGACGAGGCGGAGCGCGGCTTCGCCTATTCCAAGGACGCACCGCTCGACATGCGGATGGATCCCACCACCGGCATCACCGCGGCCGACGTCCTCAACACCTACAGCCACGGCGACCTCGCCCGCATCCTGAGCACCTACGGCGAGGAGCGTTTCGCCGGCAGGATCGCCTCCGAGATCGTCCGGACCCGGGCCAAGGCCCCGTTCCGGACGAGCGGCGAACTCGTCGAACTGCTGTACCGCACGATCCCTGCTGCGACCCGCCGTACCGGTGGTCACCCGGCCAAGCGCACCTTCCAGGCGCTGCGGGTCGAGGTGAATGCGGAGCTCGACTCGTTGCGCAACGCGATACCGGACGCTATCGATGCTCTCGCGGTGGGTGGCCGGATCGTCTTCATGTCCTACCAGTCGCTCGAGGACAAGGTCGTCAAGCAGGAACTGACCCCGCGAGCGAAGTCCCGCAGTCCCGAAGGGCTTCCGGTCGAACTGCCCGGGATGGGACCGGAGCTGCGCATCCTCACCCGCGGTGCGGAGCGGGCGACGGACGACGAGATCGAGGCCAACCCACGTTCGGCGCCCGTCCGCCTGCGTGCTGCAGAACGAATCGCCAGGAGGTAA
- the mraZ gene encoding division/cell wall cluster transcriptional repressor MraZ, which yields MFLGTYTPKLDDKGRLTLPAKYRDELAGGLMITKGQDHSLTVFPRDEFAALAERAASASRSNPQARAFLRSLASGTEEQRPDSQGRITLSSAHRKYAGLTKDCVVIGSVRYLEIWDATAWESYLAEHEEDFSEARDEALRDIL from the coding sequence GTGTTCCTCGGTACCTACACCCCGAAGTTGGACGACAAGGGCCGGCTCACGCTGCCGGCGAAGTACCGAGACGAGCTGGCGGGAGGGTTGATGATCACGAAGGGACAGGATCACAGCCTCACCGTGTTCCCTCGTGACGAGTTCGCCGCTCTGGCCGAACGCGCTGCGAGTGCCTCACGGAGCAACCCTCAGGCACGTGCGTTCCTGCGGAGCCTCGCGTCGGGAACGGAGGAGCAGCGACCCGACTCACAAGGCCGGATCACGCTGTCGTCGGCCCACCGCAAGTACGCCGGTCTCACCAAGGACTGCGTGGTGATCGGTTCGGTCAGGTACCTCGAGATCTGGGACGCGACGGCATGGGAGAGCTACCTCGCCGAGCACGAAGAAGACTTCTCGGAAGCGAGAGACGAAGCACTACGCGACATCTTGTAA
- a CDS encoding DUF3040 domain-containing protein translates to MPLSEHEQRMLDQIESALYAEDPKFASTVRGSRLGMASNRRRLQAGALFVLGLTLLIAGVALPLKPGGFPIISLLGFLVMFAAGVLLLLGGRRPSTPGATGGSSGCGKTGRSSRGGKKSSGGGFTNRMEERFRRRFEQD, encoded by the coding sequence GTGCCACTCTCCGAGCACGAGCAGCGCATGCTCGATCAAATCGAGAGCGCGCTCTATGCTGAGGATCCCAAGTTCGCCTCGACCGTGCGTGGCAGCCGGTTGGGGATGGCGTCGAACCGGCGGCGGCTACAGGCCGGCGCCTTGTTCGTGTTGGGCCTGACGCTGTTGATCGCCGGCGTTGCCCTGCCGCTCAAGCCGGGCGGCTTCCCGATCATCAGTCTGCTCGGGTTCCTCGTGATGTTCGCCGCCGGAGTCCTGTTGCTCCTCGGCGGTCGTCGGCCGTCGACTCCAGGGGCGACGGGCGGTAGTTCCGGTTGCGGAAAGACCGGTCGAAGTTCCCGCGGCGGCAAGAAGTCCTCGGGTGGTGGCTTCACCAACCGCATGGAAGAGCGGTTCCGGAGGCGTTTCGAGCAGGACTGA
- a CDS encoding SAV_6107 family HEPN domain-containing protein — MANGQVASRGPRRTSPTLGPSACIDHATSARAATLLRKADDLLSGAAGAGDPGERFRLAYLAALRGAGAVVAAAELRSGIRPRRPATRNAWALMARADESFAVWADYFADRSATRAAVEAGVVHAVGADESGAFYDEVGHFLHDVEGYLDAEAEPEVGVGG, encoded by the coding sequence ATGGCCAACGGTCAGGTCGCGAGTCGAGGCCCGCGCCGAACGTCTCCCACGCTCGGGCCGTCCGCATGCATCGACCATGCCACCTCGGCGCGCGCGGCGACGCTGCTGCGCAAGGCCGACGATCTGCTCTCGGGTGCCGCCGGTGCCGGCGATCCTGGCGAGCGGTTCCGCCTCGCCTATCTGGCGGCGCTGCGCGGCGCGGGCGCGGTGGTCGCCGCCGCGGAGCTGCGTTCCGGGATCCGCCCCCGCCGGCCCGCCACGCGCAACGCGTGGGCGCTCATGGCGCGCGCCGACGAGTCCTTCGCCGTCTGGGCCGACTACTTCGCCGATCGCTCAGCCACCCGCGCCGCAGTCGAGGCGGGGGTAGTGCATGCGGTGGGCGCCGACGAATCCGGGGCGTTCTACGACGAGGTGGGTCACTTCCTGCACGATGTGGAGGGCTATCTCGACGCCGAAGCAGAGCCGGAGGTCGGTGTCGGTGGGTGA
- a CDS encoding GNAT family N-acetyltransferase: MTTDPRQDAPILTELSPADFRARLPELLAVYVAAMRYPRGTEYHRAPMWSEHSAREGWQAFAASLPDDPDTAVGIAYGYRGDTRQWWNQQVRAGMRHSGRSPEEIDRILSDYFELTELHVRPDMQGRRIGELLLSALLRERTEAAVLLSTPEVPGEDNRAWRLYRRFGFQDVVRRFVFTGDARPFAVLGRSLPLEPDLVPYHHHTIDDPDGSGTP; encoded by the coding sequence ATGACCACCGATCCCCGCCAGGACGCCCCGATCCTCACCGAGCTCTCCCCCGCGGACTTCCGTGCGCGCCTGCCCGAGCTGCTGGCCGTCTACGTCGCGGCGATGCGGTATCCCCGCGGCACGGAGTACCACCGCGCGCCGATGTGGTCCGAGCATTCGGCCCGCGAGGGATGGCAGGCGTTCGCTGCGAGTCTCCCCGACGATCCGGACACCGCCGTCGGGATCGCGTACGGCTACCGGGGCGACACCCGCCAGTGGTGGAACCAGCAGGTGCGCGCCGGGATGCGCCATTCCGGACGGTCCCCCGAGGAGATCGATCGCATCCTCTCCGACTACTTCGAGCTCACCGAACTGCACGTCCGCCCCGACATGCAGGGACGCCGCATCGGTGAACTGCTCCTGTCGGCGCTGCTGCGGGAACGCACCGAAGCGGCCGTACTGCTGTCGACACCCGAAGTGCCGGGCGAGGACAACCGGGCGTGGCGGCTGTACCGTCGGTTCGGATTCCAGGACGTCGTCCGCCGGTTCGTCTTCACCGGCGACGCCCGCCCGTTCGCGGTCCTCGGCAGGAGCCTGCCTCTGGAGCCGGACCTCGTTCCGTACCACCATCACACGATCGACGATCCGGACGGAAGCGGTACCCCATGA
- a CDS encoding phytoene desaturase family protein, which translates to MNSTLDVVVVGSGHNALVSACYLARDGWSVEVLERDTVPGGAVSTVERFPGYAVDRGSSAHIMVRHSGIVEELDLAAHGLRYIDCDPWAYAPPPTDSDRPGIVFHRDLDRTCASVEAACGRREADAYRRFVQDWGPRSAAVMKSFTHPPTGRHLLSSFWGLDAGEGGSALSRRFLTTGDSLLDEYFDDEPLKAALAWFGAQSGPPMSEPGTAAMVGFAALMHTLPPGRAIGGSGALTQALLSRLRSDGGTVTCGDAATEIRRTGDVWTVRTESGRSLRARRVVAGCHVLTTLDLLDRGGYDRDRLERWRRSMRVGPGIGMVLRLGTDSLPRYRGCDEPELTTAGLQLLVDDRAHLRAAHGAAMAGDLPPRPAVLAMSFSALDPTIAPDGKHQITLWSQWHPYALRDGRRWEDIAGAETDRILAEMETRSPGFTASVEHCHVQTPADIESELGLLGGNVMHVEMSLDQMFLWRPLPELSGYRVPDAPGLYLTGASTHPGGGVSGASGRNAARVALADAKGTLVDRVKGWVSR; encoded by the coding sequence ATGAACTCCACACTCGACGTCGTCGTCGTCGGCTCGGGCCACAACGCCCTGGTCTCGGCGTGTTATCTCGCCCGCGACGGATGGTCGGTGGAGGTCCTCGAACGCGACACCGTGCCGGGCGGCGCCGTCTCCACCGTCGAACGGTTCCCCGGATACGCCGTCGACCGCGGTTCCTCGGCGCACATCATGGTGCGCCACTCCGGGATCGTCGAGGAACTCGATCTCGCTGCCCACGGCCTGCGCTACATCGACTGCGACCCGTGGGCATACGCGCCGCCGCCGACGGACTCCGACCGCCCCGGCATCGTCTTCCACCGCGATCTCGACCGGACCTGCGCCTCCGTCGAAGCAGCCTGCGGACGCCGCGAGGCCGACGCGTACCGCCGCTTCGTGCAGGACTGGGGTCCGCGCAGCGCCGCGGTGATGAAGTCGTTCACCCACCCCCCGACCGGCCGGCACCTGCTGTCCTCGTTCTGGGGACTCGACGCCGGGGAGGGCGGCAGCGCCCTGTCCCGCCGGTTCCTCACCACCGGCGACAGCCTGCTCGACGAGTACTTCGACGACGAACCCCTCAAGGCGGCACTCGCCTGGTTCGGCGCGCAGTCCGGCCCGCCCATGTCCGAGCCCGGCACCGCCGCGATGGTGGGCTTCGCGGCCCTCATGCACACCCTGCCCCCGGGGCGCGCGATCGGCGGGAGCGGCGCGCTCACCCAGGCCCTGCTGTCGCGGCTGCGGTCCGACGGCGGCACGGTGACCTGCGGCGACGCCGCCACCGAGATCCGCCGGACCGGCGATGTGTGGACCGTGCGCACCGAATCGGGACGCTCCCTGCGGGCCCGGAGGGTCGTCGCCGGATGCCACGTACTGACCACGCTGGATCTGCTCGACCGCGGCGGATACGACCGCGACCGGCTCGAGCGCTGGCGCCGCAGCATGCGGGTCGGCCCCGGTATCGGCATGGTCCTGCGGCTCGGCACCGACTCGCTGCCCCGCTACCGCGGCTGCGACGAGCCCGAACTGACGACCGCCGGCCTGCAACTGCTCGTCGACGACCGCGCCCACCTGCGCGCCGCGCACGGTGCGGCGATGGCGGGAGACCTGCCCCCGCGACCGGCCGTCCTCGCGATGAGCTTCTCCGCCCTCGACCCAACGATCGCACCCGACGGCAAGCACCAGATCACCCTGTGGTCCCAGTGGCATCCGTACGCGCTGCGCGACGGGCGTCGCTGGGAGGACATCGCCGGCGCCGAGACCGACCGCATCCTCGCCGAGATGGAGACGCGCTCTCCCGGATTCACCGCAAGCGTGGAGCACTGCCACGTGCAGACCCCCGCGGACATCGAGAGCGAACTCGGCCTGCTCGGCGGGAACGTCATGCACGTGGAGATGTCGCTGGACCAGATGTTCCTGTGGCGCCCGCTGCCGGAACTGTCCGGCTATCGGGTGCCCGACGCGCCCGGCCTCTATCTCACCGGCGCCTCGACCCATCCCGGCGGTGGAGTCTCCGGTGCGAGCGGCCGCAACGCCGCCCGGGTCGCCCTCGCCGACGCCAAGGGAACTCTCGTGGACCGCGTGAAGGGCTGGGTGTCGCGGTGA
- a CDS encoding carotenoid biosynthesis protein, translated as MTDTRVPAPPRPARWQTILPIVPAVAAVLAQIAYPLTEGGARDAATVAVVTLLTAACLVHAALNRGLTFAVVLIVSSVGIGYLSEVVGTTTGYPYGCYSYVTDRLGPAAFDVPLVVPLAWSAGLYPVWCVASRLVRNGPGRVAAVTVGMLGWDLYLDPQMVADGHWSWCNAGGLPGIEHIPLTNYAGWLLVAAIMATVLVLVDSRSDRTDTSRHDAVPVVLFLWTWLGSALAHSVFLDAPELRYSAVYGLVVMGVLGVPLLFSLVRSWRGSKPGPGRDETRLAASDPNNRRG; from the coding sequence GTGACCGACACCCGCGTCCCCGCACCGCCCCGACCGGCCCGCTGGCAGACGATCCTTCCGATCGTCCCGGCCGTCGCCGCGGTCCTGGCCCAGATCGCCTACCCCCTCACCGAGGGTGGCGCCCGGGACGCCGCGACCGTCGCGGTCGTCACGCTGCTCACCGCCGCATGTCTCGTCCACGCCGCGCTGAACCGCGGCCTCACCTTCGCCGTCGTCCTGATCGTCAGCTCGGTGGGCATCGGATATCTGTCCGAGGTGGTCGGCACGACGACCGGCTATCCCTACGGCTGCTACAGCTATGTCACCGATCGGCTCGGACCGGCCGCCTTCGACGTCCCGCTGGTGGTGCCGCTGGCGTGGTCGGCGGGTCTGTACCCCGTCTGGTGCGTGGCCTCCCGCCTCGTCCGCAACGGTCCCGGCCGGGTCGCGGCGGTCACCGTCGGCATGCTGGGCTGGGATCTGTATCTCGACCCCCAGATGGTGGCGGACGGGCACTGGTCGTGGTGCAACGCCGGCGGACTGCCCGGGATCGAGCACATCCCACTCACCAACTACGCGGGCTGGCTTCTCGTCGCCGCGATCATGGCGACCGTGCTCGTGCTCGTCGACTCCCGTTCGGATCGCACCGACACGTCCCGGCACGACGCCGTGCCCGTCGTACTGTTCCTGTGGACGTGGCTCGGTTCGGCGCTCGCCCACAGTGTCTTCCTCGACGCTCCCGAACTCCGCTACTCCGCGGTGTACGGACTGGTCGTCATGGGGGTACTGGGTGTTCCCCTGCTGTTCTCGCTCGTCCGGTCGTGGCGCGGAAGCAAGCCCGGTCCCGGGCGGGACGAGACACGACTCGCCGCGAGCGACCCGAACAACCGACGAGGATGA
- a CDS encoding LppM family (lipo)protein: MTVPGTMFSVQSSILSVRRRVVAVVGLVLLGLPLLTGCLRVQATMGISSDDRVSGQIVAATIPADENDPGPELTPPSALAGKVRVQEYSQDGYVGSQVFFNDLTFGDVQQLATMSDQSAGMFQLNLQRSGDLVALNGRVDLESAPTQGTDVQFTIAFPARVATTNGTRESDSVVTWKLPAGEVSTLRAEVRYADPNTRGFAGWAGIMAGGAFGVTLIIAGAAWFTRNPTPQWSSANGTRS, from the coding sequence ATGACCGTGCCTGGCACCATGTTCTCCGTGCAGTCGTCCATCCTGTCCGTCCGCCGTCGTGTCGTCGCGGTCGTGGGGCTCGTGCTCCTCGGCCTCCCGCTCCTCACCGGCTGCCTGCGTGTGCAGGCGACGATGGGGATCTCCTCCGATGACCGTGTGTCGGGGCAGATCGTCGCCGCGACCATCCCCGCCGACGAGAACGATCCCGGTCCCGAACTCACCCCTCCCTCGGCCCTGGCCGGCAAGGTGCGGGTGCAGGAGTACTCGCAGGACGGCTACGTCGGGAGCCAGGTCTTCTTCAACGACCTCACCTTCGGCGACGTCCAGCAGCTCGCCACGATGTCCGACCAGAGCGCCGGCATGTTCCAGCTCAACCTGCAGCGCTCGGGCGACCTGGTCGCCCTGAACGGACGCGTCGATCTCGAGTCCGCTCCCACCCAGGGCACCGACGTGCAGTTCACCATCGCATTCCCCGCCCGGGTGGCGACCACCAACGGCACCCGCGAGTCGGATTCGGTCGTGACCTGGAAGCTTCCGGCCGGTGAGGTGAGCACCCTCCGCGCGGAGGTGCGCTACGCCGATCCCAACACGCGCGGTTTCGCGGGCTGGGCCGGAATCATGGCCGGCGGCGCCTTCGGTGTCACGCTGATCATCGCCGGCGCGGCCTGGTTCACCCGCAATCCCACGCCGCAGTGGTCGTCGGCGAACGGGACGCGGTCCTGA
- a CDS encoding glycosyltransferase family A protein: protein MVVGERDAVLTPLPRDLSPGLARLVAGGALVASYGAAVAVANRVALPCLVPGPVVDEQVTVVVPARDEAPRIGAIVSDLRAQRGLRALRVVILDDDSSDGTCDLATAAAADDERITVVRSTQPPPEGWTGKAAACAAAVAHAGPAADSGVVVFVDADVRLTPDALSAAIALLRRQDAALVSPFPYQLTGSALERLVQPLLFWSWFSLLPVAVSHRTHRPSMAVACGQFLVFDAHAYGAIGGHAAVAASPTEDLDLARALRRAGRRTTVAAAGGLSSCRMYDGPRPLIGGYTRWLWSAFGSPAGAAAVVALYLLAYLLPPAAALLGEGRTRRWGLVGTAAGMASRLLARVTERGGRTHPDAPDRPADDLLEAVAHPASVLAFGALTASSIRARRSGRAAWKARVLP from the coding sequence GTGGTCGTCGGCGAACGGGACGCGGTCCTGACCCCCCTGCCGCGCGACCTGTCCCCCGGTCTCGCGCGGCTCGTCGCCGGTGGTGCTCTCGTCGCCTCCTACGGTGCGGCCGTCGCCGTCGCGAACCGCGTCGCGCTCCCTTGTCTCGTTCCGGGACCGGTGGTCGACGAGCAGGTCACCGTCGTCGTGCCGGCCCGTGACGAAGCTCCTCGCATCGGTGCGATCGTCTCCGATCTGCGCGCACAGAGAGGCCTGCGCGCCCTGCGCGTGGTGATCCTCGACGACGACTCGTCCGACGGCACCTGCGATCTGGCCACGGCCGCGGCCGCGGACGACGAGCGCATCACCGTCGTCCGATCGACCCAGCCACCTCCCGAAGGATGGACCGGGAAGGCAGCGGCGTGTGCCGCAGCCGTCGCCCACGCCGGGCCGGCAGCCGACAGCGGCGTCGTGGTCTTCGTCGACGCGGACGTCCGGCTCACGCCCGACGCACTCTCCGCCGCCATCGCTCTGCTGCGCCGCCAGGATGCCGCGCTCGTCTCGCCGTTCCCGTACCAGCTCACCGGGTCGGCGCTCGAACGGCTCGTGCAGCCACTGCTGTTCTGGTCGTGGTTCTCGCTGCTGCCCGTCGCGGTCTCGCACCGCACCCACCGGCCGTCGATGGCGGTGGCGTGCGGGCAGTTCCTCGTCTTCGACGCGCACGCCTACGGGGCGATCGGCGGGCACGCCGCGGTCGCGGCGAGTCCCACGGAGGATCTGGATCTGGCCCGGGCACTACGTCGCGCCGGACGACGTACGACGGTCGCGGCCGCGGGCGGGCTGTCGTCGTGCCGGATGTACGACGGGCCCCGCCCGTTGATCGGCGGATACACCCGCTGGCTGTGGTCGGCGTTCGGCTCCCCCGCCGGCGCGGCCGCGGTGGTCGCGCTGTATCTCCTCGCCTACCTCCTGCCCCCGGCAGCGGCGCTTCTCGGCGAGGGCCGGACACGACGCTGGGGTCTGGTCGGAACCGCCGCGGGCATGGCGTCACGACTCCTCGCCCGCGTCACCGAACGGGGAGGACGCACACACCCGGATGCTCCGGACCGTCCCGCCGACGACCTGCTCGAGGCCGTGGCACACCCGGCATCGGTCCTGGCCTTCGGCGCGCTCACGGCGTCGTCGATCCGGGCCCGGCGCAGCGGACGCGCGGCATGGAAGGCCCGCGTCCTGCCCTGA
- the metF gene encoding methylenetetrahydrofolate reductase [NAD(P)H] translates to MSRTPSIVDRLGSARSGRIPFSVEFSPPRDAEAEGRLWRAVRTFERLGPAFVSMTYGAGGSTRDRTVRITGRLAEETTLLPVAHLTAVGHSIDELRAMVGAYADRGITNILALRGDPPGNPLGEWEKHPEGLEYADELVRLVRDLGDFHVGVASFPEGHHRSPDLDHDTRYLVQKLRAGAEYSITQMFFDVEHYLRLRDRVVACDAEQGLKPIIPEIMPITSLRSARRSLELSGSHLPPVLEERLRRAAGDGPEENRAAVREVGIEVATEMCERLISEGAPCLHFITLNFARATGEVLDRLGYELEAPAAVQPA, encoded by the coding sequence ATTTCTCGGACCCCGTCGATCGTGGACCGTCTCGGATCCGCGCGTTCGGGCCGCATTCCGTTCTCCGTCGAGTTCTCCCCACCTCGCGATGCCGAGGCCGAGGGACGACTGTGGCGTGCCGTGCGGACGTTCGAACGCCTCGGTCCGGCCTTCGTATCGATGACCTACGGCGCCGGGGGATCCACCCGCGACCGTACGGTCCGGATCACCGGACGTCTCGCCGAGGAGACCACCCTCCTGCCGGTCGCGCACCTCACGGCCGTCGGGCACAGCATCGACGAACTGCGCGCGATGGTCGGTGCCTATGCCGACCGCGGCATCACCAACATCCTCGCCCTGCGCGGCGACCCGCCGGGCAACCCCCTCGGCGAGTGGGAGAAGCACCCGGAGGGTCTCGAATACGCCGACGAACTCGTACGTCTGGTGCGCGATCTCGGCGACTTCCACGTGGGCGTCGCATCGTTCCCGGAAGGACACCACCGGTCCCCGGACCTCGACCACGACACCCGCTATCTCGTGCAGAAGCTGCGTGCGGGCGCCGAGTACTCGATCACCCAGATGTTCTTCGACGTCGAGCACTACCTGCGTCTGCGCGACCGGGTCGTGGCGTGCGACGCCGAGCAGGGGCTCAAGCCGATCATCCCCGAGATCATGCCGATCACGTCGCTGCGCTCGGCGCGGCGCAGCCTCGAACTGTCGGGTTCGCACCTGCCGCCCGTGCTCGAGGAGCGGCTGCGGCGCGCGGCGGGCGACGGCCCGGAGGAGAACCGCGCCGCCGTGCGCGAGGTGGGCATCGAGGTGGCCACGGAGATGTGCGAGCGGCTGATCTCCGAGGGCGCGCCGTGCCTGCACTTCATCACGCTGAACTTCGCCCGCGCGACCGGCGAGGTGCTCGACCGCCTCGGCTACGAACTCGAAGCTCCCGCCGCGGTGCAGCCGGCCTGA
- a CDS encoding polyprenyl synthetase family protein, producing the protein MEDSLRQFFTSRSDLVDSVGGGYRQAVDTLEAFVLRGGKRVRPRFAWTGWLGAGGDPTGPDAAAVLQACSALELVQAAALVHDDIIDASTTRRGFPTVHVEFTEQHRSAGWHGRSEQFGESVAILLGDLALVWADDMLHSAGLDPATVARVVPAWAAMRTEVLGGQYLDIANEVAADESVEAATRVNRFKTAAYTIERPLHIGAALAGADDDLIDAYRRFGTDIGLAFQLRDDLLGVFGDPEITGKPSGDDLRSGKRTVLYALALETADASDPAAAELLRTSIGTDLSDAQVEQLRSLLVDLGAVARIEDRITELTDSAFEALESSGATEEGKVLLRESAVAATRRVA; encoded by the coding sequence GTGGAGGACTCCCTCCGGCAGTTCTTCACCTCACGTTCCGATCTGGTCGACTCGGTGGGCGGTGGATACCGGCAGGCCGTCGACACGCTCGAGGCGTTCGTGCTGCGCGGGGGCAAGCGGGTACGTCCGCGCTTCGCCTGGACGGGCTGGCTCGGCGCCGGCGGTGATCCGACCGGGCCGGACGCCGCGGCCGTCCTGCAGGCGTGCTCGGCGCTCGAGCTCGTGCAGGCCGCGGCCCTCGTCCACGACGACATCATCGATGCCTCAACCACGCGCCGCGGGTTCCCCACCGTGCACGTCGAGTTCACCGAGCAGCACCGCAGCGCCGGCTGGCACGGTAGGTCGGAGCAGTTCGGCGAGTCGGTCGCGATCCTGCTCGGCGACCTCGCCCTGGTGTGGGCGGACGACATGCTGCACTCGGCCGGGCTCGACCCCGCGACGGTCGCGCGCGTGGTCCCGGCCTGGGCCGCGATGCGCACCGAGGTGCTCGGCGGGCAGTACCTCGACATCGCCAACGAGGTGGCGGCGGACGAATCGGTGGAGGCCGCCACGCGGGTCAACCGGTTCAAGACCGCGGCGTACACGATCGAACGCCCGCTGCACATCGGCGCCGCTCTCGCCGGCGCCGACGACGACCTCATCGACGCCTACCGCCGCTTCGGCACCGACATCGGTCTGGCGTTCCAGCTGCGCGACGATCTGCTCGGCGTCTTCGGCGACCCCGAGATCACCGGCAAGCCCTCCGGCGACGACCTGCGCTCGGGCAAGAGGACGGTCCTGTACGCGCTGGCACTCGAGACGGCCGACGCCTCCGATCCGGCCGCGGCCGAGCTGTTGCGCACCTCGATCGGGACCGATCTGTCCGACGCGCAGGTCGAACAGCTCCGCTCGCTGCTCGTCGACCTCGGCGCGGTCGCCCGGATCGAGGACCGCATCACGGAACTGACCGACAGCGCGTTCGAGGCGCTCGAGTCGTCCGGCGCCACCGAGGAGGGCAAGGTCCTCCTGCGCGAGTCGGCGGTCGCCGCGACCCGACGGGTGGCGTGA